A genomic window from Prochlorococcus sp. RS04 includes:
- the trmB gene encoding tRNA (guanosine(46)-N7)-methyltransferase TrmB: MRQHVNPLSSNFNQIERIPSLSEMFGDSKLNLHLDIGCAAGEFLFDLAFVNTSWNYLGIEIREKLVKNAKLKVIEREIKNLNFIFGNANNILNDVQNKFIIKNLKSISFNFPDPWFKKRHYKRRVIQPGFINILSNSLQKGTLIFIKTDVKDLFDYMDCTISSNFHFQTIDKKDFNCSESFNPFKVKTDREKYVIVNQLDIYEKIYIKI, encoded by the coding sequence ATGAGACAGCATGTTAATCCTCTTAGTAGTAATTTTAATCAAATTGAAAGAATACCTTCTTTGAGCGAAATGTTTGGTGATTCTAAATTGAACCTTCATTTGGATATAGGTTGTGCTGCTGGTGAGTTTCTATTTGATTTAGCTTTTGTTAATACCAGTTGGAATTATTTAGGCATTGAAATCCGTGAGAAATTAGTCAAAAATGCTAAGTTAAAAGTTATTGAAAGAGAAATCAAAAATCTAAATTTTATATTTGGCAATGCTAATAATATTTTGAATGATGTCCAAAATAAATTTATTATCAAAAATCTAAAAAGTATTTCTTTTAATTTCCCTGATCCTTGGTTTAAAAAGAGGCATTATAAAAGGCGTGTAATTCAGCCAGGATTTATTAATATACTCTCAAATTCATTGCAAAAAGGCACCCTAATTTTTATAAAAACAGATGTAAAGGATTTATTCGATTATATGGATTGCACTATATCGAGTAATTTTCATTTTCAAACAATAGATAAAAAAGATTTTAATTGTTCCGAAAGTTTTAATCCATTTAAAGTTAAAACTGATAGAGAAAAGTATGTGATTGTTAACCAACTTGATATTTATGAAAAAATTTATATAAAAATTTAA
- a CDS encoding DUF3177 family protein, with protein sequence MNVFNQLSIWVSFQLSIIFLIGIPVTLSFWSFKKRNKAVTKLLSIYWKVSLLFFISLLLLIGKYNYALVITNISTLLITASVWFWNDINDELREYDFSYYLTTTTKIWRWTITFISLNFFIQSLKNLTCFSFINSETCAIWLQPSSNLYIIIKNLFNFFFGANFTQPISKFLGLFALLIYILGIFQWSIIKLPKNGRNSCFSENGKN encoded by the coding sequence TTGAACGTTTTTAATCAACTTTCTATTTGGGTATCCTTTCAACTTTCAATAATTTTCCTTATTGGTATTCCTGTTACTCTATCTTTCTGGTCATTTAAAAAAAGAAATAAAGCAGTTACTAAACTTCTATCAATTTATTGGAAAGTCTCCCTTTTATTTTTTATAAGCCTTCTACTTTTAATAGGAAAATATAATTATGCTCTTGTGATAACAAATATTTCAACATTATTAATAACAGCTTCAGTTTGGTTTTGGAACGATATTAATGATGAATTAAGAGAATATGATTTTTCTTACTACCTTACAACAACGACAAAAATATGGAGATGGACGATAACTTTTATATCTCTCAATTTCTTTATTCAGAGTTTAAAAAACTTAACCTGCTTTTCTTTTATTAATTCAGAAACTTGTGCAATATGGCTTCAGCCTTCTTCAAATTTATACATTATTATCAAAAATTTATTTAATTTTTTCTTTGGAGCTAACTTTACCCAGCCGATATCAAAATTCTTAGGATTATTCGCATTATTAATCTATATTTTAGGCATTTTTCAATGGTCAATAATCAAATTACCTAAAAATGGAAGAAACTCTTGCTTCTCAGAAAATGGCAAAAATTGA
- a CDS encoding DUF7734 family protein, with translation MEETLASQKMAKIDLINSLEKISSEIPDRVLKLEGFILKENQKEQLEIIIFRGFSSSTTHPIEIDSEKKVITLSHMITNFKLYKAPLTETEENFIRENQNLVFFLNQQNWI, from the coding sequence ATGGAAGAAACTCTTGCTTCTCAGAAAATGGCAAAAATTGATTTAATAAATAGTCTTGAAAAAATAAGTTCCGAGATACCTGATAGGGTACTTAAACTAGAGGGATTTATTCTAAAAGAAAATCAAAAAGAACAATTAGAAATAATTATTTTTAGAGGATTCAGCAGCTCAACAACTCATCCAATTGAAATAGATTCAGAAAAAAAAGTAATAACACTTTCTCATATGATTACAAACTTTAAACTTTATAAAGCACCGTTAACAGAAACCGAAGAAAATTTTATCAGAGAAAATCAAAACTTAGTTTTCTTTTTGAATCAACAAAACTGGATTTAA
- the ileS gene encoding isoleucine--tRNA ligase produces the protein MKSQNNKEKKSDFSYKETLNLLKTDFSMRANSVVREPEIQNFWANNDIDFQLGSSNSGEIFTLHDGPPYANGALHMGHALNKVLKDIINKYKTLRGFRVHFVPGWDCHGLPIELKVLQNLKSDERKNLDTLNLRKKATDYAHIQINNQKEGFKRWGIWGDWNNPYLTLKKSYESAQIGVFGKMFLNGYIYRGLKPVHWSPSSRTALAEAELEYPDEHYSKSIYVSLKITKIPEEILLNFIQENLDIKKDFFQNNSFITIWTTTPWTIPANEAVAVNPKIKYVFAINEEKRIYLFAKDLSSEISKKLNKDFKVLLEVKGSKLENIEYQHPSKNKNCRIVIGGDYITTESGTGIVHTAPGHGIDDFNVGQKYDLPITCVVDEKGNLNEYSGQFKGSNVLKDANDLIIEYLKGNNLLLFKENYMHRYPYDWRTKKPTIFRATEQWFASVNGFRSSALKAIEDVEWMPETGKKRIYSMVVGRGDWCISRQRSWGVPIPVFYKKNGNDILLNKEIINHIQELFSEHGADIWWDWDVKNLLPENYLKESDLWKKGTDTMDVWFDSGSSWAAVCELRKELKYPADLYLEGSDQHRGWFQSSLLTSVAVNNKPPYKKVLTHGFALDENGRKMSKSLGNVVDPNIIINGGNNKKTDPAYGADVLRLWVSSVDYSVDVPIGSNILKQLSDVYRKVRNTARYLLGNIHDYDPKIDSFEIEQLPLLDQWMLGRLVEVTDQISNAYENYEFSKFFQILQSFCVVDLSNFYLDIAKDRLYVSSKSQFRRRSCQFVMSKVVENLAVLISPVLCHMAEDIWQNIPYLTKEKSVFQRGWPIFSQSWKNQILNEHIANLRNLRVEINKAIEGCRNKQIIGAALETEVNYLPEDKALKDSLTWLKEFGNQDVDLFRDWLIVSNFEVVSDLAENSLIIDNNALGKIQINKAQGQKCDRCWHYQKETFNGVQNTKLCKRCSNIINFEFI, from the coding sequence ATGAAATCTCAAAATAACAAAGAAAAAAAATCAGACTTTTCTTATAAAGAAACTTTAAATTTATTAAAAACTGACTTCTCCATGCGCGCTAACTCAGTTGTAAGAGAACCTGAGATTCAGAATTTTTGGGCTAACAATGATATTGATTTCCAATTAGGTTCAAGCAATTCAGGCGAAATATTTACATTACATGATGGCCCTCCTTATGCAAATGGGGCGCTTCATATGGGTCATGCCCTTAATAAAGTTTTAAAGGACATAATAAATAAGTACAAAACCTTAAGAGGATTTAGGGTTCATTTCGTACCTGGTTGGGACTGTCATGGATTACCTATTGAATTAAAAGTTCTTCAGAATTTAAAATCTGATGAAAGAAAGAATCTTGACACTCTAAATTTAAGAAAAAAAGCAACAGATTATGCCCATATCCAAATTAATAATCAGAAGGAGGGGTTCAAAAGGTGGGGCATATGGGGAGATTGGAATAACCCTTACTTAACTCTTAAGAAAAGTTATGAATCTGCTCAGATTGGAGTATTTGGGAAAATGTTTTTAAATGGTTATATATATCGAGGTCTTAAACCTGTTCATTGGAGTCCAAGTTCAAGGACTGCACTTGCAGAAGCAGAATTAGAATACCCGGATGAACATTATTCAAAAAGTATTTATGTTTCATTAAAAATCACTAAAATACCTGAGGAAATTCTATTAAATTTCATCCAAGAAAATCTTGATATAAAAAAAGATTTTTTTCAAAATAATTCTTTCATAACTATTTGGACCACTACTCCTTGGACCATACCTGCAAATGAAGCTGTTGCAGTAAATCCAAAAATAAAGTACGTTTTTGCTATCAATGAAGAGAAGCGAATTTACCTTTTTGCTAAGGATTTATCTTCTGAAATAAGTAAGAAATTGAATAAAGATTTCAAGGTGCTTTTAGAAGTTAAAGGCTCTAAATTGGAAAATATTGAATATCAACATCCCTCTAAGAATAAAAATTGCAGAATTGTAATTGGAGGAGATTATATTACTACAGAATCAGGGACTGGAATTGTTCATACTGCTCCTGGTCATGGGATAGATGATTTTAATGTGGGTCAAAAATATGATTTACCAATAACATGTGTGGTTGATGAAAAAGGTAACTTAAATGAATATTCTGGTCAATTCAAAGGATCAAATGTCCTGAAAGATGCAAATGATTTAATTATTGAATATTTAAAAGGAAATAATTTGCTTCTATTCAAAGAAAATTATATGCATAGATATCCCTATGATTGGAGAACCAAAAAACCAACTATTTTTAGGGCAACAGAACAATGGTTTGCATCTGTAAATGGCTTTAGATCATCTGCATTAAAGGCAATAGAAGATGTTGAATGGATGCCAGAGACTGGAAAGAAAAGAATTTACTCTATGGTTGTTGGTAGAGGAGATTGGTGTATTTCTAGACAAAGGTCATGGGGAGTCCCTATTCCAGTTTTTTATAAAAAAAATGGTAATGATATTCTCCTTAACAAAGAGATAATTAATCATATTCAAGAACTTTTTAGCGAACATGGAGCAGATATTTGGTGGGATTGGGATGTCAAGAATCTTTTGCCAGAAAATTATTTAAAAGAATCTGATTTATGGAAAAAAGGAACAGATACAATGGATGTCTGGTTCGATTCAGGATCTAGCTGGGCCGCAGTATGTGAACTAAGAAAAGAATTAAAGTATCCAGCAGATCTCTATTTAGAGGGCTCAGATCAACATCGAGGATGGTTTCAGTCATCTTTGCTAACATCTGTTGCAGTCAATAATAAACCTCCATATAAGAAAGTTTTAACTCATGGTTTTGCACTTGATGAAAACGGAAGAAAAATGAGCAAATCTTTAGGAAATGTTGTTGACCCAAATATAATTATTAATGGAGGTAATAATAAAAAAACTGATCCTGCTTATGGTGCGGATGTTTTAAGGCTATGGGTAAGCTCTGTAGATTATTCAGTAGATGTTCCAATTGGTTCAAATATACTCAAGCAACTTTCAGACGTTTACAGAAAAGTTCGTAATACTGCAAGATATCTTTTAGGTAATATTCATGATTATGATCCTAAAATTGATAGTTTTGAAATTGAGCAATTGCCTCTCTTAGATCAATGGATGTTAGGCAGATTAGTTGAGGTTACGGATCAAATATCAAATGCTTATGAAAATTATGAATTTTCAAAATTTTTCCAAATTTTGCAAAGTTTTTGCGTTGTAGATCTATCAAATTTTTATTTGGATATTGCAAAGGATAGGTTATACGTAAGTTCTAAATCACAATTTAGGAGAAGATCTTGCCAGTTCGTCATGTCAAAAGTTGTTGAAAATTTAGCCGTACTTATTTCTCCAGTACTTTGTCATATGGCTGAAGATATTTGGCAAAATATTCCATATCTAACTAAAGAAAAATCAGTCTTTCAAAGAGGATGGCCAATATTTTCGCAGTCCTGGAAAAATCAAATACTTAATGAGCACATTGCAAATTTAAGAAATTTGAGAGTTGAAATTAACAAGGCTATAGAAGGATGTAGGAACAAACAAATAATTGGAGCAGCTTTGGAAACTGAAGTTAATTATTTACCTGAAGATAAAGCTTTAAAAGATTCACTTACTTGGCTAAAAGAATTTGGCAATCAAGATGTAGATTTGTTTAGAGATTGGCTTATAGTATCAAATTTCGAAGTTGTATCCGATTTGGCTGAGAATTCCCTGATTATTGATAACAATGCTCTTGGTAAAATTCAAATAAATAAAGCTCAAGGTCAAAAATGTGATAGATGTTGGCATTATCAAAAAGAAACTTTTAATGGAGTCCAAAATACAAAATTATGCAAAAGATGTTCAAATATTATTAATTTTGAATTTATTTAA
- a CDS encoding fatty acid desaturase, whose product MALHIEGTVIHDACHKAAHPVPWINQAMGHGSAILLGFSFPVFTRVHLQHHIHVNHPKNDPDHIVSTFGPIWLIAPRFFYHEVFFFQRKLWRRYELLQWGIERSIFITIILAGLKFDFMNLIYNLWFGPALMVGVTLGIFFDYLPHRPFRSRNKWINSRVYPSKFMNLLIMGQNYHLIHHLWPSIPWFEYKIAYEKTKPLLDKKGSPQRVGIFESKEDVFNFIYDLLIGVRSHSKKRGKIRKIINLYPGFKIKKFLLKIVNKTFIGSN is encoded by the coding sequence TTGGCTTTACATATTGAAGGTACTGTTATTCATGATGCCTGTCATAAAGCTGCTCATCCAGTTCCTTGGATAAACCAAGCAATGGGCCATGGCTCAGCTATTTTATTAGGGTTTAGCTTCCCAGTTTTTACGAGAGTTCATTTACAACATCATATTCACGTAAATCACCCCAAAAATGATCCAGATCATATTGTCAGTACTTTTGGTCCAATTTGGCTAATTGCTCCAAGATTTTTTTATCATGAGGTGTTTTTCTTTCAAAGAAAACTCTGGCGAAGATATGAATTACTACAATGGGGAATTGAAAGATCCATATTTATAACGATTATCTTGGCAGGTTTGAAATTTGACTTTATGAATTTAATTTATAATTTATGGTTCGGGCCAGCATTAATGGTAGGAGTCACTTTAGGAATATTTTTTGATTATCTACCCCATAGACCATTTCGATCAAGAAATAAATGGATAAATTCTCGAGTTTATCCAAGCAAATTTATGAATTTATTAATAATGGGACAAAATTACCATCTCATTCATCATCTTTGGCCTTCTATTCCTTGGTTTGAATACAAAATCGCTTATGAAAAAACTAAGCCTTTATTAGATAAAAAAGGCTCCCCTCAAAGGGTTGGGATATTTGAAAGTAAAGAAGACGTTTTTAACTTTATTTATGATTTATTAATAGGTGTAAGGAGTCATAGCAAAAAGAGGGGGAAAATAAGAAAAATCATAAATTTATATCCAGGCTTTAAAATAAAAAAATTTTTATTAAAGATAGTCAACAAAACATTTATTGGTAGCAACTAA
- the gatC gene encoding Asp-tRNA(Asn)/Glu-tRNA(Gln) amidotransferase subunit GatC, whose amino-acid sequence MTKITKEEVKKVAHLARLELNENEINNHAEQLEKILDYIRQLEKIDTDDVPCTTRAIEVVNVFRKDEKKNSDCNEELLELGPSREDKYYKVPKIINE is encoded by the coding sequence ATGACAAAAATAACTAAAGAGGAAGTAAAAAAAGTTGCTCATTTAGCTAGATTAGAACTTAACGAGAATGAAATTAATAATCATGCAGAACAATTAGAAAAGATATTGGACTATATAAGACAACTTGAAAAAATTGATACAGATGACGTCCCCTGTACAACAAGAGCAATAGAGGTTGTAAATGTATTTAGAAAAGACGAAAAGAAAAATTCTGATTGCAATGAAGAACTTTTAGAATTGGGTCCATCGCGGGAAGATAAATATTATAAAGTACCAAAAATCATTAATGAATAA
- a CDS encoding DNA-3-methyladenine glycosylase, translated as MEEELFPKNFFYRHSKLVAPDLIGCHLIKKNNEIDQVKGVIVETEAYSQEEEACHGYRKMTESNKSLFGKPGTFYIYKSYGIHHCLNIVTDKENFASGVLIRSVFISNKNERLASGPGLVTKTFRVDISFNSLEVLNNKSLWISPRKSTLKEKDLIQTTRIGISKAKNIKWRWYLKNSRSVSKRLKGDKTPKFQ; from the coding sequence ATAGAAGAAGAATTATTTCCAAAAAATTTTTTTTATCGGCACTCTAAACTTGTTGCTCCTGATTTAATAGGCTGTCACCTCATAAAAAAAAATAATGAGATAGATCAAGTTAAAGGAGTAATTGTTGAAACAGAAGCTTATTCACAGGAAGAAGAGGCCTGTCATGGCTACCGCAAAATGACTGAATCAAACAAATCATTATTTGGCAAACCTGGCACATTTTATATTTACAAATCTTATGGCATTCATCATTGTTTAAACATAGTTACTGATAAAGAAAATTTTGCGAGTGGTGTTTTAATAAGATCAGTTTTTATCTCTAATAAAAATGAAAGATTAGCTTCTGGACCTGGCCTGGTAACTAAAACATTCAGAGTAGACATTTCATTTAACTCACTTGAAGTTCTTAATAACAAATCTCTATGGATTTCTCCACGAAAATCCACTCTAAAAGAAAAAGATCTCATTCAAACTACGAGAATTGGCATATCAAAGGCAAAAAATATAAAATGGCGTTGGTATCTCAAAAATAGTAGGAGTGTAAGTAAAAGATTAAAAGGTGACAAAACACCTAAATTTCAATGA
- a CDS encoding aspartate carbamoyltransferase catalytic subunit: MQIWPHKHIHTLANFSIKDYESVFELANRFDALKNAGTKKLPALQGTLVTSLFFEASTRTKNSFELAAKRLSADVQTFAPSSSSLTKGETIIDTAITYSAMGADTLVIRHSSSYITFEIAKKLDAINSKTSVLNAGDGLHSHPSQGLLDMYTLIKFFSKKTLNPEVLNSKKILIIGDVNHSRVARSNLWALSAFGADIILCGPKTLISDEFIHFLKTPAPNQTEDPVKSRGSVTISRSLEESIKIADAIVVLRLQKERMIKNLLSSIDSYSLDYGLTLEKLSLNNKGIPILHPGPINRDIEISSQVVDRYPNCLINNQVANGIPIRMALLYLLQKHNK; the protein is encoded by the coding sequence ATGCAAATTTGGCCTCATAAACATATTCACACACTAGCTAATTTTTCAATTAAAGATTATGAGTCAGTATTTGAATTAGCTAATAGATTTGATGCACTTAAGAATGCAGGAACAAAAAAGCTACCGGCCTTACAAGGGACTTTGGTAACTTCTTTATTTTTTGAAGCTAGTACAAGAACAAAAAATAGTTTTGAGCTTGCAGCAAAAAGACTGTCTGCTGATGTGCAAACGTTTGCGCCATCCTCCAGCTCTTTAACAAAAGGCGAAACAATAATTGATACAGCCATAACTTATTCTGCTATGGGGGCGGATACATTAGTTATCAGACATTCATCAAGTTACATAACCTTTGAGATCGCAAAAAAACTTGATGCAATAAATTCCAAGACTTCGGTTCTTAATGCGGGAGATGGATTACATAGTCACCCCAGCCAAGGATTGCTTGACATGTATACATTGATAAAGTTCTTTTCCAAAAAAACACTGAATCCAGAGGTTTTAAATTCCAAAAAAATTTTAATAATTGGAGACGTTAATCATTCAAGGGTTGCAAGGTCAAATCTTTGGGCTTTGAGTGCATTCGGCGCAGATATAATCTTATGTGGTCCTAAGACATTAATATCTGATGAATTTATCCATTTTTTAAAAACCCCTGCGCCAAATCAAACAGAAGATCCTGTTAAATCAAGAGGTTCTGTAACAATTTCTAGATCATTGGAAGAATCAATAAAAATTGCAGATGCGATTGTTGTTTTAAGACTCCAGAAAGAGAGAATGATTAAAAATTTACTAAGTAGCATTGATTCATATAGTTTAGATTATGGCTTAACCCTAGAGAAATTATCTTTAAATAATAAAGGAATACCAATTCTACATCCTGGTCCCATAAACAGAGATATTGAAATAAGTAGCCAAGTGGTAGATCGATATCCTAATTGCTTAATTAATAATCAAGTTGCAAATGGTATCCCTATAAGAATGGCTTTGCTTTATCTATTGCAAAAACACAACAAGTAA
- a CDS encoding DUF565 domain-containing protein has product MVVKPQKTKFQLKIVENIQTLSIWANNPWRRYSISLITLLIGYFFGSSLGMVSAVVELMDPVAAFLSVVFVEFLIALRRNFRFERKKKFLVLLLDSLRLGLFYGFFTESLKLL; this is encoded by the coding sequence ATGGTTGTTAAACCTCAAAAGACAAAATTTCAGCTAAAAATTGTGGAAAATATTCAGACATTAAGTATTTGGGCTAATAATCCATGGCGAAGATATTCAATATCATTGATTACACTTTTAATAGGCTACTTTTTTGGAAGTTCTCTTGGTATGGTAAGTGCCGTTGTGGAACTCATGGATCCTGTAGCTGCTTTTTTATCAGTAGTTTTTGTTGAGTTTTTAATAGCTCTAAGACGAAATTTTAGATTTGAAAGGAAAAAGAAATTTTTAGTACTTTTATTAGATTCTTTAAGATTGGGATTATTTTATGGTTTCTTTACTGAAAGTCTTAAGTTGCTATAA
- the isiD gene encoding protein IsiD — protein MKFISENKISEELVNSFDEEMTLELAKRLEEDNYNTPFDGLKDWHLLRALAINRPELTTNYTHLLDQEPFDEN, from the coding sequence ATGAAATTCATTTCTGAAAATAAAATAAGTGAAGAATTAGTAAATTCTTTTGATGAAGAAATGACTCTTGAGCTCGCTAAAAGGCTAGAAGAAGATAACTATAATACTCCATTTGATGGTTTAAAAGATTGGCACTTACTGAGGGCTCTTGCAATCAATAGACCTGAATTAACAACTAATTATACCCATCTCCTCGATCAGGAACCTTTCGATGAAAACTAA
- the coaBC gene encoding bifunctional phosphopantothenoylcysteine decarboxylase/phosphopantothenate--cysteine ligase CoaBC, translated as MKTKSKDSKIKVLLLITGSIAAVRIPLLVSQLAKENYEIRCVLSKNAEKLIKPLSLSILSRNPCILENDQWSDSQSTPLHIELSNWADILIIAPLTATTLAKWVTGNAEGLISSILIGNIKPIIVAPAMNSQMWLNKAVQKNYENLQNYENVLSLQPSEGLLACDAIGIGKIPPNDLIQLALEFIASHKQNEYRKDLINKEILITGGCTSEKIDAARHITNKSSGAMGLLLSQVARFRGAQVKYVHGPLKIDKNLTDGIKRYEIETSFDLIRALNNEISNCDYFFMNAAVSDFKITSDTSAKIPKNQINAHLNQNFELVPDILKTISKSKKDNQVFVGFCAFTGSIEEARMTIKEKIIQKGCDYLFANPIDLEGQGFGFLAQNEGWLFDTNNMEHYINKTSKIDLANKLITKIIS; from the coding sequence ATGAAAACTAAAAGTAAGGACTCCAAAATAAAGGTTCTTTTATTAATAACTGGGAGTATTGCGGCTGTAAGAATTCCATTATTAGTTAGCCAATTAGCAAAAGAAAATTATGAAATAAGATGCGTTTTATCAAAAAATGCAGAAAAATTAATAAAGCCGCTTTCTCTTTCTATTTTAAGTAGAAACCCTTGCATTTTAGAAAATGATCAATGGTCTGATAGTCAATCAACACCTCTTCACATAGAACTAAGTAATTGGGCTGATATTTTAATCATCGCCCCTTTAACAGCGACAACATTAGCAAAATGGGTAACTGGAAATGCAGAGGGATTAATCTCTAGCATCTTAATAGGAAATATAAAGCCAATTATTGTTGCACCAGCAATGAATTCACAAATGTGGCTAAATAAAGCTGTACAAAAAAATTATGAGAATTTACAGAATTACGAAAATGTTTTGTCTTTGCAACCAAGTGAAGGCCTCTTAGCATGCGATGCTATTGGCATCGGTAAAATACCTCCAAATGATCTAATACAATTAGCTCTCGAATTTATAGCTTCACACAAACAAAATGAATATCGCAAAGATTTGATTAATAAAGAAATTTTAATAACTGGAGGATGTACCTCAGAGAAAATTGACGCGGCAAGACACATTACTAACAAAAGTTCTGGAGCTATGGGCCTACTTCTTTCTCAAGTAGCGAGGTTCAGGGGAGCACAAGTAAAATATGTTCATGGGCCCCTGAAAATCGATAAAAATCTTACTGATGGAATAAAAAGATATGAAATTGAAACTAGTTTTGATTTAATTAGGGCACTTAATAATGAAATATCAAATTGCGATTATTTTTTCATGAATGCAGCAGTATCTGATTTCAAGATAACCTCTGATACTTCAGCTAAAATTCCAAAAAATCAAATTAATGCTCACTTAAATCAAAACTTTGAGCTAGTCCCAGATATTTTAAAAACAATTAGTAAATCAAAAAAAGATAACCAAGTTTTTGTAGGCTTTTGTGCTTTTACAGGATCTATCGAAGAAGCACGAATGACAATTAAAGAAAAGATTATCCAAAAGGGTTGTGATTATCTATTCGCCAATCCAATTGATCTTGAAGGCCAAGGATTTGGCTTTTTGGCACAAAATGAAGGTTGGCTATTCGATACTAACAATATGGAACATTACATTAACAAAACATCAAAAATTGATTTAGCAAATAAATTAATAACCAAAATTATTTCATAA
- a CDS encoding photosystem II manganese-stabilizing polypeptide: protein MRIRSFLAFVISICITFAFVPVKTFAFSERGNAQFTDVVNTGKANDCPTLDSSLVGSISLGNGDSLKGICMHPTEVYVKVPGTKRKAAEFVSTKIISPRNNTTVTEVYGDIDSGTFTEKGGIDFQLITVLTPGGLEVPFAFSAKDLTADLPSSIEPGTEVSGSTFTPNYRTGDFLDPKARAKNTGVEYAQGLVALGGDDEELAKENIKVDVNGTGVITLSINNVDSDTDEFAGTFEAIQPSDTDMGSKDPLDVKIIGELYGRKA, encoded by the coding sequence ATGAGAATTCGTTCTTTCCTAGCTTTTGTTATTTCTATTTGCATAACTTTTGCTTTCGTACCTGTTAAAACATTTGCTTTTTCTGAAAGAGGAAATGCACAATTTACAGATGTTGTTAATACAGGAAAAGCTAATGATTGTCCTACATTAGACTCATCTCTTGTCGGATCAATATCTTTAGGTAATGGAGATAGCCTCAAAGGAATATGCATGCATCCAACAGAAGTTTATGTAAAAGTGCCAGGAACAAAAAGAAAAGCTGCAGAATTTGTTTCTACAAAAATTATTAGTCCTAGAAATAACACCACAGTGACAGAGGTTTATGGAGATATAGATTCAGGAACTTTTACTGAAAAGGGTGGTATTGATTTTCAACTTATTACTGTATTAACTCCTGGTGGTTTAGAGGTGCCATTTGCATTCTCAGCAAAAGATCTTACAGCTGATTTACCTTCATCTATTGAGCCAGGCACTGAGGTTAGTGGTTCAACATTTACACCTAACTACAGAACTGGTGACTTTCTAGATCCTAAGGCAAGAGCTAAAAATACTGGTGTTGAATATGCTCAAGGTTTAGTTGCATTAGGAGGAGACGACGAAGAACTTGCCAAAGAAAATATTAAAGTTGATGTAAACGGTACTGGTGTTATTACTCTTTCCATCAACAATGTAGATTCTGACACAGACGAATTTGCTGGTACTTTTGAAGCAATCCAACCTTCAGATACAGATATGGGTTCAAAGGATCCACTTGATGTAAAAATAATTGGGGAGCTTTACGGAAGAAAGGCATAA